The Thermosynechococcus sp. CL-1 genomic interval CGATCGCCCTCTCGAATGCCACGTACCAACTCCTGAGTGTTTTAGGCCCAGCCCTCGCAGGTAGTGTTGCGGCGTTATGCAGTACCCGTTCAGTGTTCTTTTTGGATGCTTTGACCTTTTTGGTTGCAGCGGTGTTGATTGCTTGGCTGCCCACTGCTTTGATCGTACCTAGAGCAGGATCAGTCCCCCCCCGTAGCGGATTTCTTGAGGAGCTAAGTGTTGGTAGTCAGTGCCTTTGGTGGGATGCAGCAATTCGCTATGGATTACTACTGCAATTGGTGGCGGCGATCGCTGGCGCAGAAATTTTGGTGAATACCGTCGGCTATGTTCAGGGCACGCTACAGGCAGGAAGTCAGGCCTACGGCTCAATCATGGCGGCATTTGGTGTGGGTGCTACTTTGGCTGCGGTGATTTGGGGTTCTTCCTGTCGCAGGATGAGTGCCGTGAGGGTGATGGGTCTAGGGGGGATACTGACGGTGCTGCCGTTGCTGGCTGCCTATGGTGCCAATGTCCCTACCCTCGCTCTGTTGTGGGCGATCGCGGGTATCGGTAAAACCCTCGTCAATGTGCCTATGCAGACGGTAATTGCTGAGAGAGTGGCCGTGGAATTGCAGGGTCGGGTTTATGGCGCTCAGTTTGCTTGGAGTCATCTTTGGTGGGTCTTGGCCTATCCCCTAACGGGATGGTTCGGCAGTCAGTTTCCAGCCCAACATTTTTTCTATACTGGCCTCAGTAGCATGGTGCTTTTCATCGCTTTTGTGGTGTTGACCCAACCGTGGCACTTGCGGCATCTCCCCGCTGGTTTTTGGCACACTCATCCCCATGAGCACGACAGCGAGCATGATCATTGCCATCGGCTACAGGCTCATCAGCACCTACACTTTCATCTCCAGCCAAGCCACGGCAATTAAATAACACCATCCGCAGTCAACAGGGCTTTGTAGAGGCCGGGTCGGCGATCGCGAAAGAAGCCATAGGCCGCCCGTAGGTGCTCAATTTCCTCTAAATCAAATTTATGGACAAGCACTGCTTCTTGGGTGCGATCGGCCTCAGCCACCAGATCTCCCCTTGGATTAGCAATAAATGAACTGCCATAAAATACTTGCCCCCCCTCATCACCCACACGGTTCGCTGCCACCACTGGAATCACATTTGCCACTGCATGACCAACCATCACCCGCTGCCACGGGTCTTTGGTGTCCAGTGTGGGATCGTGGGGTTCACTACCAATGGCAGTGGGATACACGAGCACTTCTGCTCCCATCAGGGTCATCACCCGTGCAGCCTCTGGAAACCACTGATCCCAGCAGATGCCGACACCGATTTTGCCGTAGCGGGTACGCCAGACTCGAAAGCCCGTATTTCCGGGGCGGAAGTAAAACTTTTCCTCATAGCCGGGGCCATCGGGAATATGACTTTTGCGATAGACACCGAGGTTGACGCCCCCCGCATCAATCATGGCCACACTGTTGTAATAGACGGTGCCCGCCTTTTCAAAAAAGGACACTGGAATCACCACCTCCAGTTCCCGCGCCAAAGCCTCAAAGTGGGCAATTGTTGGGTGGTTTTTCACGGGGTGTGCCCGCCGAAAGTGACTCTCCCGCTCTTCCTTACAAAAATAGTGACCTTCAAATAGCTCTGGCAGGACAATGACCTGTGCCCCCTGCTGATGCGCCTGCCGCACTAGATCACTGAGGTGCAGAATATTGGTCTCAACATCATCGGTCAGTTGAGCTTGAATGGCAGCAACGGTCAGTGTTCTCATAGTTCCTGCTGAGTAATGCAATGGAAGGCGCCTCCCCCTTCTAAAATCGTCCGTGCGGGAAGGCCAACGGTTTTGCGACTGGGAAAGAGCTTAGCGATCGCCTCAACCGCTTTGGCATCGGCTTCGACACCATAGGTGGGGACGACAACAGTGGTATTGGCGATATAAAAATTGACATAGCTAGCGGGTAAAATCTCCCCCTTTCGACTCGTCACCCGCCCCGGCGAAGGCACTGGGATTACCTCTAGGGAGCGCCCCTTGGCATCCGTTAGCGTTTGCAACTGCTCATAAATCGTCAGCAGGACATCGTAGTTCGGATCCTCAGGGCTGTCGGGCAGCATACAAACCACGGTTGCCGGAGCCACAAAACGCACCAGCGTATCGATGTGACCATCGGTGTGATCGTTGGCCAGTCCCGATTCAATCCAGAGGATTTTGCTCACGCCAAGGGCGGGCTTGAGGCGGGCTTCCACTTCTTCGCTGTCTAAATAGGGATTGCGGTTGGGGTTGAGGAGACACTGGCGGGTGGTAAGGCAGGTTCCTTCGCCATCCACTTCGATCGCCCCCCCCTCCAAGAATAACGGCACCGCCTCATAGGGAAGGCCGATGGCTAGAGCAAGGCGCACAGCCAAGTCACTATCGCCGGGAAGTTGATACTTCTTGCCCCAACCATTAAAGGGTAAACAGAGGAGTCGGCGCTCCCCTGCCTCATTGATTAAGCCCACAGGAGCGGTATCCCGCAGCCAAATGTCACCAAAGGGGAGCTGATAAAACTGTGGATTCAGATCCCCGAGATAAGAACGAGCAGTGGCTTCTCCCACCTCGTCCAGCACCAGAATCTTCAGTTGCTCCCCGCGGCACTGACCTGTTACGGGATCGGGGTCAGCGATCGCCCGACACAGGGCTGCAAACTCTGAGCGTACTTGAGGTAAGAGATCGCCCCACAAATCCTCGTGACTGGGGAAAGCTAACCAACAGGCGCGATGCGGCAGCCACTCAGCGGGCTGAAAAAAGGGGGACATGAAGAGCGATTAGCCCTTTTTGTTGGTTTTGGGTGCAGGTTTAGCGGCGGCTTTTTTCCCTTTAGCAGTTTGCTGGGGCTTGGCACCGCTGTATTTGCGGCGGAAGCGTTCCACCCGCCCTTCAGCGTCAACGATTTTCTGAGTACCCGTGAAGAAGGGATGGTTGCCTGACCAGATATCCACGTGTAGTTCGGGTTTCGTGGAACCCACGGTCATCACCACTTCACCGTCACAATAAACTTTGGCTTCGGGATACCACTGGGGATGAATGTTCGGTTTTGGCATAGGAGTCTCACCACAAACGAGAAGTAAAAAACAAACATCTTAGCGTTTTGAGTATTGGGGGGCTTTGCGGGCTTTGCGCAGACCGTATTTACGCCGCTCCTTGGCACGGGGATCGCGGGTGAGATAGCCTTCCGTTTTCAGAGGCTTGCGGTTTTCGATGTCCAGTTGACACAGGGCGCGGGCAATCCCTAAACGAATGGCATCTGCTTGCCCCGTCAAACCACCCCCCGTGGCATTGACATAAATATCATAGCTACTTTCAAGGCCAAGGGTTTCAAGGGGGGCTTTCACCAAGTTGAGATAGGTGGGGTTGTTTTGCAGGTAGTCAGCCCCATTGCGGCCATTGATCAACAGTTGACCGCTACCAGGGATCAGGCGCACCCGTGCCACCGCCGACTTACGGCGACCGGTTCCCAAATAAACTACCCGCTTAGACTGATCAGCAATCTGCATGTTAGGCTCCCGGAATCGTGTTAATGGTCAAAGGCTGGGGTTTTTGCGCTTGGTGGGGATGCTCTGGCCCAGCATAAACTTTCAGCTTGGTAAAGAGTTTACGGCCAAGGGAATTTTTCGGCAGCATCCCTTTGACAGCATGCTCAATAATCCGCTCGGGAATGCGGGCTTGCAGTTGATCAAAGGTTTCAATTTTCATGCCGCCGGGGCGTCCCGAGTGACGACGGTAGAGTTTTTGGGAGCGTTTTCTGCCAGTGATGGTGACTTTCTCGGCATTGATGACAATCACAAAGTCACCTGTGTCCATGTGGGGGGTGTAAATGGCTTTGTTTTTGCCCCTGAGAATACGGGCAATTTCTGCAGCTAGCCGACCCAAGCGTTGATCAGCGGCATCAATGACATACCACTGGGGAGCAAGGTCATCCACGGCGGGCAGTGGTGTCTTTACGGTACTGGTCATCACAAACTCCATGATTCTATGCAATGGACAATTCAGGGGTAATGGAGGCTAACTGAAACTGGGGCATCGCCTCGGTGCACAGGGCAAGGGGGAAAGGCGATTCAGGATAACCCACCCCCAATAGACAAAGGCCTACAGGGGGGGCAGCATACTTGACGAGGTGGCGTTGCTCCTGCTGCCAAATTTCCGTAAAACTGGCGGGCGATCGCTGGCCTTGCCCCACCTGTACCAAGAGTCCCACCAACAGGCGCATCATGCCGTAGAGAAACCCCGAAGCTTGCACCTCAATTTCCACAAGGGCACCGCGCCGCTGGCAGCTCACCGCCTGCACCTCCACCCAAGAATGGGCACGATTCGAGCCAGAACGGTGAAAGGCACTGAGGTGATGCCGCCCCAACAATGGCTGAAGCACGGCTGCCATTTTTTCCACATCTAAGGGGGCATAGTAGTAGTGCCATGTCCAAGGGCGCAGAAAGATATTGGGGCAGGGATCGGTATAGAGGGTATAGCGATAGCGACGCCACAGCGCGGAGAAACGGGCATGCCAGTGATCGGGCACCACCGCCGCCGCACGAATCACCACATCGGCGGGCAAGCGAGCATTGAGAATCCCCGGCCAACGATGAACGGGAATGGGCGAGTTGACCGTGACGTGAGCCACTTGACCAGCAGCATGAACCCCTGTATCGGTACGACCTGCTGCGACAACAGAGACGGGATGGTTGACAACACTGGCGATCGCCTGCTCAATCACCTCCTGTACCGTGCGCTGTCCCACCTGCCGTTGCCAGCCGTGGAAATGGGTGCCCTGGTACTGAATAAGCAGTGCCAAGCGTTGGCCACTCTGAGGAGGTGCGATCGCCGTCATCATTGCCTGCTACACCAGTTCAATGACTGCCAATTCGGCATTATCACCCCGCCGCCGCACACTGCGGATAATGCGGGTATAGCCCCCCTGGCGATCGCCATAGCGCTCTGGGGCTTGGGCAAACAGAGCATGCACCAGTTGCTTATCGTAGAGATAGCCAAGGGCACGCCGCCGTGCCGCCAAGGAGCCATCCTTTGCCAAGGTGATCATCCGCTCCGCCTCTGCGCGTACCGCCTTTGCCCGCGCTTTGGTGGTGGTAATGCGGCCATGGCGAATCAATTCAGTGGTCAGTGCCCGCAGCAGTGCTTTTCGTTGATCGGCTGGCAGTCCTAGCTGGGGAACCCGACGTTGGTGACGCATAGACAAACCTCATTCAATCTCTCTAATTACGGGCAGCTTTTTGGGGCGGTAGCGTAATTCCCAAGTGTTTTTGCAGTGCCTCGATCACTTCCTCAGCAGACTTTTGACCGAAGTTTTTGATCTCCAGTAGCTCTTCTTGGGAATACTCAAGGAGGTCAGCGACCGTATTGACTTGGGCACGCTTGAGACAGTTGTAGGCACGCACCGACAAATTGAGTTGCTCAATGGGAATTTGTCCCGTTTCATCATGCTCGTCAGTGGTGGTGGCCTCGGAGGTGTGCAGGGGCACTTCCTTCAAGGGGCTAAAGAGATCCACGAGGATTGTTGCCGCCTGATTGAGGGCATCTTGGGGGGTCAAGCTGCCATTCGTCCAGATTTCCAGCTTTAGATAGTCTTGGAGTTGGCGATCGCCCTCTGTACCGGCACTGCGCACCGAATCAACGGTATAGTTCACCCGCCGCACGGGCATAAAGACCGCATCCAATTGCAGATAGTCCAAGGCAAGGCGATCGTCCCGTACCCGCTCCACCGAGCGATAGCCGCGATCCTGTTCAATCTTGAATTCCATCTCCAAGGTTGCCCCCGGCATCAGCGTGGCAATATAGTGGTTGGGGTTGACCACTTCCACTTCAGAGCCAAGTTGCACCATGCCAGCAGTAACCGTCAATGGCTCATTCTCAGGGGCTTGGGCAAAAAGGCGACCCATTTGGGGTTCTGAGGTGTGGCTGCGAATCACCAACTGCTTCATTTGCAGCAAAATGTCCATGACATCTTCGCGCACACCGGGAATTGTTGAAAACTCATGATTCACACCGGCAATGCGCACCGCTGTCACGGCACTACCGGGTAAGTTGGCAAGAAGAACCCGCCGCAGGGCATTCCCCACCGTAATCCCTTGACCGGGGGCGAGGGGGTGCAGCGCAAATTGGCCGTACTGCCCTTGATCCTCCTCAACCCGTGTTTCCAAACATTCAATTTGATATGCCATAGCTGTGCTCCCAAGTGACCCAAACCAACCTAAACCCGCCGCCGTTTGGGGGGACGGCAACCATTGTGGGGAATGGGGGTCACATCCCGAATGAGGGTAATTTCTAGACCTGCGGCTTGCAACGCCCGAATCGCTGTCTCGCGACCGGAACCGGGACCACTCACCATGACCTCAATTTGCCGCATCCCCTGATCAATGGCACGGCGAGCTGCATTATCAGCAGCAGTTTGAGCCGCAAAGGGTGTGCCTTTTTTGGCACCTTTGAAACCACTGGAGCCAGCGGAGGCCCAAGCAATCACCTCACCATTGGGGTCGGTAATTGAGACAATCGTGTTATTAAATGTGGACTGAATGTGGGCAACGCCACTGGGGACATTGCGCTTTTGCTTACGAGGGCCAGAGCGTTTTGCAGAGGGTGCCATAATCTATCCAAACCGTGAATCAGGTAGCAGGAGCGGAAAAATTTATTTCTTAGCAGCGGGTTTTTTCTTACCCGCCACAGTGCGGCGACCACCACGACGGGTGCGAGCATTGGTACGGGTACGCTGACCACGAACCGGCAATCCAAGGCGATGCCGCCGCCCGCGGTAGCAGCCAATGTCCATGAGCCGCTTGATATTCATGGCCTCGAGACGGCGCAGATCCCCTTCCACTTGGTACTCGTCAATCGCAGCCCGCAGTGCCGCAATATCGGCATCCGTCAAATCGCGAGTGCGGGTATCTGGGTTAACACCCGTTTTTGCCAAAATTTCTTTGGAGCGGGTCAAGCCGATGCCATAGATGTAGGTGAGGGCAATTTCAATGCGTTTGTCGCGGGGTAAATCAACACCAGCAATACGAGCCATGAATCTAGTTCCTATGTGTGCAACAACAGTGGGTTACCCTTGGCGCTGCTTGTGCTTCGGATTGGTGCAGATCACCATGACCCGACCACGTCGCCGAATGACGCGGCATTTTTCACAAATACGCCGTACCGATGCTCTTACTTTCATATCAGTTGCTCATGTAGTCGCAAATTTTATATCTTAGCAGAGTGGCCAACAAAGATCAAACTACTTTTTGCGCAGGCGATAGGTAATCCGCCCCTTGGTCAGGTCATAGGGGGTCAATTCCACCTTCACGCGATCGCCCGGCAAAATTTTGATGTAGTTGCGGCGAATCTTACCGGAAATATGGGCAAGGACATTAAAGCCATTGTCCAGATCCACCCGAAACATGGCGTTGGGCAATGACTCGGTCACTGTCCCTTCAATTTCAATAGCATCCTGTTTAGACACGGTTCACCTCCCCAATACGTGCTTGAATGGCAGCAGTTACCTCTTCGATCGTACGTGTTCCATCAATGTGTACAAACTTGGGATGACTCATGTACTGTCGAATCATTGGTAGGGTTTCCCGCTCATAGACCTGTACCCGCTTGAGGATGGTTTCAGGAGTATCATCGGAGCGCTGCTGACCATTGGCCGCTTGCTTGGCGCGATTGAGGGCGCGTTCTTGGAGAATCGCAGCAGGCACATCTAAGAAGAGCAAGTAATCATAGTCTTGGTGAATGCTTTTGAGCATCTCCTCAAAGACTGCCGCCTGTGCCCCATTGCGGGGAAAACCGTCCAAAAGCCAACCCGCAGCCGTATCTGGCTGTTGCAAGCGATTGGCCACCATATCCACAATCACCTGATCCGGTACCAGTTCACCGCGATCCATGTAGTTTTGAGCCTGTTGACCGAGGGGGGTGCCCGCAGCTCGCTCTGCCCGCAGAATATCCCCTGTGGAAATATGGGGAATCCCCAAAAGCGTGGTCAGAATTGCTGCCTGTGTCCCCTTGCCCGAACCGGGACCGCCAAACAAAATTAAGCGCATTACTGCTTCACCATCCCCTCATAACGTTGTGAAATCACATAGGTTTGAATCTGTTTTGAGGTGTCAATGGCCACCCCCACCAAGATCAACAGGGAGGTCGCCCCCAGCCCTTGAAATGTTGTTACTTTGGTTGCACTTTCGACTGCCGTGGGAATAATCGCCACCAGACCCAAAAAGATCGCCCCTAGGAATGTCAGGCGGTTGAGAACCCGCTCTAGGTAATCAGAGGTGGCTTTCCCCGGTCGGATTCCCGGAATACTGGCGCCCATTTTTTTCAGGTTTTGGGACATATCCACAGGGTTGACCACTAAGGAGGAGTAAAAGTAGCTAAAGAAGAGAATCAACAGTAAATAGAAAATCACATATAGCCACGGCGTCGGCCCTGCTGGAGAAACATAACTCGCAAATCGCGCCACGAGTTCATTGCGGGTAAACTGCGCTAAGGTCGAAGGCAGAATCAGTACTGCTGAGGCGAAAATGATTGGCATCACCCCCCCTTGGTTTAAGCGCAGGGGCAGGTAACTGGTTTGCTCGCGGTAGAGTTTGCGCCCCACTTGGCGACGTGCCGAAACAATAGGGATGCGGCGGGTACCCTCTTGCACAAAGACAATGCCAACAATCATGGCCAAAAAGACGGCCACCAGAATAACAATGCCGCCAATATTGCCACCACTTTCGGCGAGGGCGATCGTCTGACCCACTGAGGCAGGCAAGTAGGCAACAATGCTCAAAAAGATCAAGAGTGAGGCTCCATTACCCACGCCCCGCTCAGTAATCAATTCCGAAATCCACATCACCACCATTGAGCCAGCGGTCAGGCCAAGGACAATTTCAGCCACAAACCACGCCCCCGGATGCAAAGCCGCACCGGGAATGGAACTCACAAAAATGGCAATGCCAAAACTTTGCAGAACTGCCCAGCCCACAGCCACGTAGCGAGTAATTTGGGAAATTTTGCGGCGGCCGGCTTCTCCCTCATCCTTTTGCAGCCGCTCCAAGGAGGGGAGAGCAGCAGTCAGCAATTGCATGATGATGGAGGCGTTAATATAGGGCAGGATGCCGAGGGCAAAAATCCCAAGGGCAGAGAGGCCACCGCCTGAAAAGATGTCGAGGAAGCGAATCACGGCATTATCTTGGACGCTCTGGGCAAAAACGGCGCGATCGATCCCCGGAATGGGTAGATAAATCCCCAGCCGTACCAAGATCAATAGCCCAATGGTGATCAGGAGTCGCCCCCGCAGACCAGCCGCTTGAGCCATCTGCATAAAGGTTTCTTGGGCAGTGGGTGCCTTGCCGCGATTCACAATCATATTGGGGTTCCTCTATTCACTGTCGGCAGCAACGCAGGTCTCCACACATACCCCACCAGCAGCTTCAATCTTGCTGCGGGCACTGCCACTAAAGGCAGCGGCATGAACCTCTAGCTTGACGTTTAGCTCACCATCCCCCAGCACTTTGAGGGGATATTTGGCGGTGGTGAGAATGCCAGCCTCAAGGAGAGACTCAACCGTCACTACACTATTGGCGGGTAGGGTATTGAGACGACCCACGTTGATCGTAGTGTAAACCTTCCGGTTGACGAGGGGAAAGTGCTTGAGTTTGGGGAGACGACGGTAGAGGGGGTTTTGACCGCCTTCAAAGCCGGGACGGGTGGGGCGACCAGAACGGGATTTTTGCCCGCGCATCCCAAAGCCACCACTTGCCCCTTGACCTGCGGCAATGCCCCGACCAATCCGCCGTTTGCGTCGTCGCGATCCCGCTTGGGGGTGCAGATCTTGAAACCGCATGGACAACTCCTACCTATTTGCTATAGAGGTTTTCAATGGGGATTTCCCGCTCCTCGGCAACTTCTTGGAAGGTGCGCAAGGCTGCAAGGGCTTCGAGGGCGGCGCGGGCATTGTTGAGGGGGTTACTGGAGCCTAGTTGTTTGGCCAGCACGTTGCGTACCCCTGCTAGTTCCAGAACGGTGCGCACAGAACCACCAGCAATTACCCCGGTTCCCGGTGCAGCGGGGCGAATCATGACGCGGGCAGCACCGCCTTCGCCAAAAGTGGGGTGGGGAATAGAGTTGGATTTGGTGATCGGGACATCAATCAGGTGCTTTTTGCCATCGGCCACACCTTTGCGCACCGCACCAATGACATCGGCAGCTTTACCGACGCCCACACCCACTTGGCCACGCTCATTGCCAACAACCACAATGGCGCGGAAGCTTAGTTTCTTACCGCCTTTGACTACTTTGGAGACGCGGCGGATCTGGACGACCCGCTCTTGCCAGTCGGTTTCTTTTTCAACTTTGCGGGGGTTTTTACGACGATTTGCCATCGGGTCATCCTCTAAAAGTCTAGTCCAGCTTCACGGGCGGCATCCGCCAAGGCCTTGACACGACCATGGTAGATATTGCCACCGCGATCAAAGACAACGCGCTCAATGCCAGCGGCTTTGGCACGCTCTGCAATTAGTCGCCCCACTTCAATAGAGGCGGCACAGGTGCTCCCTTTTCCTAGTTTTTGCCGCAGTTCTGGCTCAACACTGGAAGCGGCCACAAGGGTATGGTGCCGGGTGTCATCAATCACCTGGGCATAGATATGCTGATGGGAACGAAAGACAGCGAGGCGGGGGCGATCGCTGGTACCTTTGACTTTGCGGCGAATGCGCTGATGCCGACTTTGGCGAGCCGCAGTACGAGTTTGTTTCATCTATTTCTTCCCTGTCTTACCAACTTTACGACGCACAAATTCACCCATATAGCGAATGCCCTTGCCCTTGTAGGGTTCAGGGGGACGTACGGCGCGAATACGGGCAGAGGTGTTGCCGACTAGTTCTTTATCAATGCCACTGACAAGGACAATCGTGCCCTGCTGCACTTTTTTACCTTGGTTGTCCTCAATTTCTAGGGTAATGCCCTCGGGTGGCACAATCTCAACGGGGTGGCTGTAGCCCATACTGAGGACAAGGGTTTTGCCTTGGAGTTGGGCGCGGTAACCGACCCCTTGAATCTCCAGCTTTTTCGTAAACCCTTGGGAGACGCCTTCCACCATGTTAGCCAGTAGCGTGCGGCAGAGGCCGTGGCGTTCTTTAGCAGGTCGAGAATCATCGCGGCGTTTGACAACAATACTTTCGCCCTCTTGGGCAACATTCACCTCGGGCGGCAAAACCCGACTCAGTTGACCCTTGGGGCCTTTGACCGTGACCTGCTGCCCGTCTAGGGTGAGGGTAACATTCTTTGGCAGGGGGATGGGACGCTTGCCAATACGAGACATGTGGGACTTCCTCCGAGCTTACCAAACGTAACAGAGTACTTCGCCGCCAATGCCCTGCTTCCGTGCCTCGCGATCAGTCATGATGCCGCTAGAGGTGGAGATGATGGCAATGCCGATGCCACCGAGCACCCGGGGCAACTCACGGGAATTGGCATAGACGCGCAGACCGGGTTTGCTCACCCGCTTGAGCGCAGTAATAATCGGCTGGCGCTGCTTGCCGCGATATTTTAGGGAAACCACAAGATGCCGTTTGATGCCGTCCCCTTGCTCTTCAAAATCGCGAATAAACCCTTCCGCTTTCAGCACCTGCGCAATACTGCGGGTCATGCGCGTGGCCGGAATGGTGGTGGTTTGATGACGCGCAAGGTTTGCGTTGCGGATGCGAGTTAGCATATCGCCAATCGTGTCATTTACTGCCATAGTTGCTCCTTAAAAATCTGCCTCCGGCGTTAGTTCTCACGGAACGGCATGCCCATTGCTTTGAGCAGGGCGCGTCCTTCTTCATCAGTATTGGCAGTGGTGATGATTGAGACATCCATGCCGCGAATTTGATCAATGTCGTCGTAGTTGACTTCGGGGAAAATCAGTTGCTCGCGCAAACCTAGGGTGTAGTTGCCCCGGCCATCAAAGCTTTTGGGGTTGACACCGCGAAAGTCACGGATCCGTGGCAGTGCCAAGTTAATCAAGCGATCCAAAAAGGCATACATGCGATCGGATCGCAGCGTCACGGCCACACCAACGGGCATGCCTTTGCGAATTTTGAAGCCAGCGATCGCCTTCTTGGCGCGGGTAACGACGGGCTTTTGGCCGGTAATCGTGGCAATTTCTGCCAGTGTGGCTTCAAGGGCTTTGGCATTTTGCGCCGCTTCACCCAGACCGCGGTTGACAGTCACTTTGACAATCTTGGGGACTTGGTGAATGTTTTTGTACTGGAATTGCTGCATGAGCTGCGGCACAACGGTTTTGTTGTAGTGATCTTTAAGGCGTTGGGACATGGGGCTTCTCCTAGGGGCATTCTCTGGGCTGGGTCAGAGAGGGGAAAACGGGTTAGACCTAATCAATGATTTCGCCAGTTTTCTTGAGCATCCGCACCTTACGGCCATCTTCGGTGTAGGTGTAGCAGATGCGACTGGCCACGTTTTGCTTGGTGGAGTAGAGCATCACCTTACAACTGTGAATCGGGGCTTCTTTGGTGATGATTTGCCCAGATTCGCCCTCTTGGCGGGGCTTGACGTGTTTGGTTTTTAGGTTCACCCCTTTGACAATCACCTGACTGGTCTTGGGGAAAACGGCGAGGACTTCACCGACTTTGGCTTTGTCACTGCCAGCGATGACTTGAACCGTGTCCCCTTTTTTCACGTGCATGCGATAGCGCACTGGCTTTTTGTTTGCTTTCTTGGCCGCCATTAGAGTACCTCCGGTGCCAATGAAACAATTTTCGTAAAGTTTTTATCCCGCAGTTCACGAGCCACAGGACCAAAGACACGGGTACCGCGAGGGTTACCCTCTTGGTTGATCAAGACAGCGGCATTGTCATCAAAGCGAATGCTCATGCCACTTTCACGGCGGATGGTTTTGCGGGTGCGCACAATGACAGCGCGAACCACATCGGATTTTTTCACTGCCATATTGGGGGTGGCATCTTTGACGGTGGCAATGATCACATCGCCGACACTGCCGTAGCGACGGTTACCGCCGCCGAGCACACGGATGCAGAGGAGCTTTTTGGCGCCGCTATTGTCGGCGACGTTGAGATAGGTTTCCTGTTGAATCATGGCTGGCTCTCCTTAGGCAGTGCGAGGACTGAGAATCTCGGCAATGACCCAACGCTTGGTGCGACTCAGGGGACGGGTTTCCCGAATGCGCACGCGATCGCCCACTTTGGCTTCGTTATTTTCATCATGGGCTTTGTAGCGGCGGGTTTTGACGACAATTTTGCCGTACTTGGGGTGGGGGGCGCGGTTTTCGACGGCAACGACGACGGTTTTTTGCATTTTGTCGCTGACGACGACGCCAACACGTTCTTTAACTGCCATTAGTCTTGGCCTCCACTGCGGCGACGTTCATTCTCAAGGGTTAAAAGCTGTGCCAACTCATGGCGCAGATGCTTAAATTGATGGGGCTTGACCTCTTGGCGGGTGGCTTTTTTGAAGCGCAGATCAAAGAGTTCTTTCTTAATGGCGGCAATGCGATCGCTCACCTGTTGATCACTCAGTTCCCGCAGGTCTTTCATTTTTGTCAGTGCCATTCTTAACCCTCCTGTTGTTCCTCTTCTTGATTGCGCACCAGAAAACGGGTCTTGATCGGCATTTTGTAGG includes:
- the rplF gene encoding 50S ribosomal protein L6, with translation MSRIGKRPIPLPKNVTLTLDGQQVTVKGPKGQLSRVLPPEVNVAQEGESIVVKRRDDSRPAKERHGLCRTLLANMVEGVSQGFTKKLEIQGVGYRAQLQGKTLVLSMGYSHPVEIVPPEGITLEIEDNQGKKVQQGTIVLVSGIDKELVGNTSARIRAVRPPEPYKGKGIRYMGEFVRRKVGKTGKK
- the rpsH gene encoding 30S ribosomal protein S8, with translation MAVNDTIGDMLTRIRNANLARHQTTTIPATRMTRSIAQVLKAEGFIRDFEEQGDGIKRHLVVSLKYRGKQRQPIITALKRVSKPGLRVYANSRELPRVLGGIGIAIISTSSGIMTDREARKQGIGGEVLCYVW
- the rplE gene encoding 50S ribosomal protein L5, whose protein sequence is MSQRLKDHYNKTVVPQLMQQFQYKNIHQVPKIVKVTVNRGLGEAAQNAKALEATLAEIATITGQKPVVTRAKKAIAGFKIRKGMPVGVAVTLRSDRMYAFLDRLINLALPRIRDFRGVNPKSFDGRGNYTLGLREQLIFPEVNYDDIDQIRGMDVSIITTANTDEEGRALLKAMGMPFREN
- the rplX gene encoding 50S ribosomal protein L24, with product MAAKKANKKPVRYRMHVKKGDTVQVIAGSDKAKVGEVLAVFPKTSQVIVKGVNLKTKHVKPRQEGESGQIITKEAPIHSCKVMLYSTKQNVASRICYTYTEDGRKVRMLKKTGEIID
- the rplN gene encoding 50S ribosomal protein L14, which translates into the protein MIQQETYLNVADNSGAKKLLCIRVLGGGNRRYGSVGDVIIATVKDATPNMAVKKSDVVRAVIVRTRKTIRRESGMSIRFDDNAAVLINQEGNPRGTRVFGPVARELRDKNFTKIVSLAPEVL
- the rpsQ gene encoding 30S ribosomal protein S17; the protein is MAVKERVGVVVSDKMQKTVVVAVENRAPHPKYGKIVVKTRRYKAHDENNEAKVGDRVRIRETRPLSRTKRWVIAEILSPRTA
- the rpmC gene encoding 50S ribosomal protein L29, with the translated sequence MALTKMKDLRELSDQQVSDRIAAIKKELFDLRFKKATRQEVKPHQFKHLRHELAQLLTLENERRRSGGQD